In Archocentrus centrarchus isolate MPI-CPG fArcCen1 chromosome 16, fArcCen1, whole genome shotgun sequence, a single window of DNA contains:
- the tp53inp1 gene encoding tumor protein p53-inducible nuclear protein 1, with amino-acid sequence MFQRFSSALFGDNVEEVSRGSRPGDGKVEEIEEEEEEWILVNYLTEAGSSQCNDDHSGSTIIQKDKEEDEDEDEDEDEDDDLVMIPSPLGTPPVRYASCTSLNSTADTDPDGGADEDEEDEESGFLRVDARSLQESWFLTPPPCFTARSIFPIVLEPSPLENLLIEHPSMSVYTHHSIPRLNLKPLPPSSDEPELGFSSDEIPASLTASSGKEKARRTPEGPRHRPEAAVSQRRSSLHSSCYAAALSAQAGLVQQRPGNPTQRTQPVSRKALRRLNLLRPPKANTMHLHQPSQRHLNF; translated from the exons ATGTTCCAGAGGTTCTCCAGTGCTCTTTTTGGGGACAATGTGGAGGAGGTGAGTCGAGGCAGCAGACCTGGGGACGGCAAAGTGGAGGAgatagaggaggaggaagaagaatggATCTTGGTCAACTACCTGA CTGAAGCTGGCTCCAGCCAGTGTAATGATGACCACTCAGGATCCACCATCATCCAAAAGGacaaggaagaggatgaggatgaggatgaggatgaggatgaggatgatgaccTGGTGATGATCCCCTCACCCTTGGGCACCCCCCCCGTCCGCTACGCCTCCTGCACCTCCCTCAACTCCACAGCTGACACCGACCCAGATGGTGGCGcagatgaagatgaggaagatgaagagagCGGGTTCCTGCGTGTGGACGCCCGCTCTCTGCAGGAGAGCTGGTTTCTTACCCCCCCACCCTGCTTCACTGCCCGCAGCATCTTTCCAATTGTCCTGGAGCCCAGCCCTCTGGAGAACCTGCTAATTGAACACCCCAGCATGTCTGTCTACACCCACCACAGCATCCCGCGACTGAACCTCAAACCCCTGCCACCAAGCTCAGATGAACCGGAACTGGGCTTTTCGTCCGATGAGATACCTGCAAGCCTGACAGCCTCAAGCGGAAAAGAGAAGGCCAGACGCACGCCAGAAGGCCCTCGTCACAG GCCAGAGGCGGCAGTTTCCCAGCGGCGCTCCAGCCTTCACTCCTCCTGCTACGCTGCAGCCCTCTCCGCTCAGGCCGGCCTCGTGCAGCAGAGGCCGGGAAACCCTACCCAACGCACCCAGCCTGTGTCCCGCAAGGCCCTGCGACGCCTGAACCTGCTGCGCCCCCCAAAGGCCAACACCATGCACCTGCACCAGCCCAGCCAGAGGCATCTCAACTTCTGA
- the ccne2 gene encoding G1/S-specific cyclin-E2 encodes MSRRSGRITLQARDSNAPEPAIRVPLKKRKTEFSKKKLQPAAKKQSYEIQTCWSEDGASPCILIETPHKELEPADPSNFKQYTFKNLFIQASPIPHLNWANSDDVWIKMLNKELKYVHDKGYLQRHPKLQPKMRAILLDWVLEVSEVYSLHRQTAYLAQDFFDRYMLTQENVSKDYLQLIGITALFIASKIEEIYPPKIYEFAYVTDGACDMWDIQRTELQILKALDWNLCPETPISWLKLYAQVEARKDEENFLEPQFSQETYIQITQLLDLCMMDITVLDYNYSVLAAAAFCHFSTFDIVHKVSGLTWESVSHCYQWMTPFMETLQSEPKPQLKNFPKVRADDRHNIQTHVAYLDILRKTQERQMPESNTGQLSPVAAGTILTPPSSTEKPPTH; translated from the exons ATGTCCAGGCGCAG tggtcGCATCACGCTTCAAGCCAGAGATTCGAACGCACCCGAGCCAGCCATCAGAGTCCCCCTGAAGAAAAGGAAGACTGAG TTTTCTAAGAAGAAGCTACAACCTGCTGCCAAGAAGCAAAGCTATGAAATACAA ACGTGTTGGTCGGAGGATGGAGCGTCTCCGTGTATTCTCATTGAAACTCCCCACAAAGAGCTGGAGCCGGCAGACCCGTCCAACTTCAAACAATACACATTCAAGAACCTCTTCATACAGGCTTCGCCCATTCCTCACCTCAA CTGGGCTAATTCAGACGACGTGTGGATCAAAATGCTCAACAAGGAGCTGAAGTATGTTCATGACAAGGGGTACCTGCAGCGGCATCCTAAACTGCAGCCCAAGATGAGGGCCATTCTTCTGGACTGGGTGCTTGAG GTGAGTGAGGTGTACAGCctccacagacagacagcatACCTTGCTCAGGACTTCTTTGACCGCTACATGCTCACTCAGGAGAACGTCAGCAAAGACTACCTGCAGCTCATCGGCATCACAGCACTCTTCATTGCCTCCAAGATAGAG GAAATCTACCCGCCTAAAATCTACGAGTTTGCCTACGTCACAGACGGCGCCTGCGACATGTGGGACATCCAGCGCACAGAGCTTCAAATACTAAAG GCACTGGACTGGAACCTGTGTCCAGAGACGCCCATCTCCTGGTTGAAGCTGTACGCTCAGGTTGAAGCCCGGAAAGATGAAGAGAACTTCCTGGAACCGCAGTTTTCCCAGGAAACCTACATCCAGATCACACAG CTATTGGACTTGTGTATGATGGACATCACTGTGCTCGACTATAACTACAGTGTTcttgctgcagctgctttctGCCACTTTTCCACCTTTGACATTGTTCATAAAGTCTCAG GCCTCACTTGGGAAAGTGTATCTCACTGTTATCAGTGGATGACTCCCTTCATGGAAACGCTGCAGTCTGAACCCAAACCTCAACTCAAGAACTTCCCGAAAGTCAGAGCAGACGACAGACACAACATCCAGACACACGTGGCATACCTGGATATATTG AGGAAAACTCAGGAGCGTCAGATGCCAGAAAGTAACACCGGTCAGCTGTCGCCTGTTGCCGCGGGAACGATTCTGACGCCGCCCAGCAGCACGGAGAAACCACCCACTCACTGA